CTTGCATTGCATCTATAGTTTCATACTTCATTAAAGCTTCCGCCATAGCATGTAAAATATCTATATTTTCTTCTAACAGTTTTTTAGCTTTCGCATAACTAGAGTCTATAAGTTTACGTACTTCAGTATCTACCTCACGTATCGTGACATCAGAAATCTTAGAAGTTCTACCACCAGAGCCTCCAAATGGACCATCATCTTCTACCTCATAAAGTATAGTGCCCATAGAATCAGATAAGCCCCAACGAGCAACGTAATTACGTGCTATATCTGTTGCTACTTGAATATCATTAGATGCTCCTGTAGTAACGTGCTCATAACCAAATATTAGCTCCTCTGCCAATCTACCACCAAAAATACTACATAAGCGCCCTTGGAGCACTAATCTACTTTGGCTAACCTTATCACCATCTGGCATATACATAGTTACACCAAGAGCACGACCTCGTGGTATGATACTAACCTTATAGACAGGATCATGTTCAGGCATAAGTCTACCAATGATAGCATGTCCAGCTTCATGATAAGCTGTAAGTTTCTTTTCTTTTTCAGTCATTGCCATTGACCTTCTTTCAGCTCCCATAAGGATCTTATCTTTAGCTTTTTCAAAATCAGCCATTGTAACTTTTTCTTTAGACTCTTTTGCAGCAAATAGTGCAGCTTCGTTGACTAAATTTGCTAACTCTGCGCCAGAAAAACCTGGAGTACCGCGAGCAATCCAGTCAGCTCGTACATCATCACCCATATTTATTTTTTTCATATGTACTTTTAATATAGCTTCACGACCTTTGACTGTTGGTAAGCCTACAGTAACTTGTCTGTCAAACCTACCTGGTCTTAGTAATGCTTTATCAAGCACATCTGGTCTATTGGTTGCTGCTATTATGATAACACCCTCATTATCAGCAAAGCCATCCATCTCAACTAACAATTGGTTTAGAGTTTGTTCCCTTTCGTCATTACCGCCACCCATACCAGCACCACGATGGCGACCTACAGCATCTATTTCGTCAATAAATACTAAACAAGGTGCTTTTTTCTTAGCTTGCTCAAACATATCACGCACACGTGAGGCACCAACACCTACAAACATTTCAACAAAATCAGAACCCGAGATAGAAAAAAATGGAACTTTAGCCTCACCAGCAATAGCTCTAGCTAACAAAGTTTTACCTGTACCAGGAGGTCCAACCATTAAAACGCCTTTTGGTATTTTACCACCAATTTTTTCATACTTTTTAGGTTCTCTTAAAAAATCAACTATTTCTGCCACATCTTCTTTAGCTTCATCCACCCCAGCAACGTCATCTAAAGTAACTTTTATCTGGTCTTCACCTAAAAGTTTAGCCCTACTTCTACCATAAGAAAAAGGACCACCTTTACCTCCACCACCAGCTTTGGCCATCATATAAATAAAAAATCCAAAGATTAAAAGCATTGGTAACCAGTTAAGTAAAAACGCTAAAAGTAAATTAGGTTTTTCTGGAGCTTTTGCCTTAACTACAGCTTTACTAGTTTCTAGCTTACCAACTAGACTACTATCTAACAAAGGTGCGTATGTGACAAAGCTTTCACCAGAACTAGTTTTCCCTGAAATTGTTCTGCCATCGACATCTACTGAACTTATCTGATTATCTTTTAGCTTAGATACAAATGTTGAATAATCAATATTTCGAGAAGAACTATTCGTATCATTAATACCATTAAACAACAATAACATTCCACCAATTATTAATACCCAAAAAATAATATTTTTTAGCATATTACTTTTATTGTCATTATTTTGTGCCATATTTTTATTTAAGCCCTTAATTCCTTTTTTAAATTTTAAAAATAAAATCCTAGTATACTATAGTAAAAATTTTTACTATTGGCTAGTTGTTTTAACTAAAAAGCCCAACCACAGCTAAATACGTAACTCCTATACCTACATTTTAGTCTATTCAATTACTAATCTAAAGCTGAAATATTAGTTTACTAAACAAAACTTCTAATAATTTTTATAGTAGCTCTTTTAAATATTTACCTGTATAAGATTCTTTACAGCGAATTATTTCTTCAGGCGTACCTTCAAATATTATTTGTCCACCCTTGTTACCACCTTCTGGACCTAAATCTATTATCCAATCAGCTGTTTTTATCACCTCTAGGTTATGCTCAATAACAACTATAGTATTTCCTTTATCACGCAGATCCATGATAACCTTTAATAACTGATGAATATCATAAAAATGTAATCCTGTTGTTGGTTCATCTAATATATATAAAGTCTTACCTGTAGATCTTTTAGATAGCTCTTTAGCTAATTTCACACGCTGAGCTTCTCCACCTGATAATGTTGTAGCACTTTGTCCTAGCTTAATGTAAGATAGTCCCACACTCATCAAAGCTTCTAGCTTAGTTTTAATAGTGGGGACAGCTTGATAGAATTCAAGTGCTTCTTCGACAGTCATTTCTAAAACTTCATAAATGTTTTTCCCTTTATATTGGACTGCTAATGTTTCTCGGTTATAACGCTTACCTTCACAAACATCACAAGCAACGTATACGTCTGCCAAAAAGTGCATTTCTACTTTTATTACACCATCACCTTGGCAAGCTTCACACCTTCCACCACGAACATTAAAACTAAATCTACCAGCAGCATAACCTCTTGATCTAGCTTCTGAGGTTGCTGCAAATAACTCACGGATTGGTGTAAATACTCCGGTGTAAGTGGCTGGGTTTGAGCGTGGAGTCCTACCAATTGGTGACTGATCAATATCAATAACTTTATCCAAATGATTAAATCCCTTATGAGATTTATATTGCATAGGAACTAATGTGCTTCTATTTAACAATCGTGATGCTAGTGGATAAAGTGTTCTATTTATAAGAGTTGATTTACCTGATCCTGAAACTCCTGTGATACAAGTAAGCACTCCCATAGGAATTCTTAAATCATCACCTTGAAGATTATTACCAGTAGCTCCCGTTATCTCTAAGAATTTGTTTTTATCAGCTTTAATTCTAATTTCTGGTACTGCTATTTTTTTACGACCACTTAGGTAATCAGCAGTCAGTGAGTTTTGACACTTTATGATAGTGCTATAATCACCTGCAGCAACAACTTGACCACCATGAACCCCAGCCATAGGACCCATATCGATTATATAATCCGCCTGGCGTATAGCATCTTCATCATGCTCTACAACTATAACAGTATTGCCAATATTTTTAAGGTTGTGTAAAGCATCAAGCAAACGTTGGTTATCTCGTTGGTGAAGGCCTATAGAGGGCTCATCTAAAATATACATCACACCAACTAAACCAGCACCTATTTGACTAGCCAGACGAATACGCTGAGCCTCACCACCTGATAAAGTATCTGCTTGTCTTGCTAAACTAAGATATTCTAAACCAACATCTGCTAAAAATTGTACTCTTAATTTTATTTCTTTAAGCAGACTCTCAGCTATCACCTGTTGTTGTCCAGCAAACTGTAAGTTACCTAACCAAACTAACAGATCTTGAGTAGATAACTGGCAAACATCTGCTATATTTTTGTCAGCTATAAAAATGTTGCGTGCGTACTCATTGATTCTAGCACCGCCGCATGATTTACAAGTTAAATTACTCATCAACTCATATAAGTCTTTTTTGACCATATCAGAATCTGACTCATAATACCTACGTTCAAAATGAGGGATTACCCCTTCGAAAGCTTTTTGACGTACTTGCTTACCTCCACGAATAGAGTCTATCGTCATTTTTATTATCTCTTCATCTGAGCCATATAAGATTATATTCTGTATTTCTTTAGGCAATTCTGTAAAAGGCTTGTCTAATGAAAATTTATAATGCTGAGCTAATGATTCTAGCTGCGAAAAATAGTATTGATTATTTTTATTCCACTTAGAGATAGCTCCAACTCTCAGAGATAAAGTTTCATCAACAATAACTTTTTTCTCATCAAAAAACTCTTTAACACCTAACCCATCACAGCTGCTACAAGCTCCTAACGGACTATTAAAAGAAAATATTCTTGGTGAAAGTTCTTTTAATGCAAAACTACATAAAGGACAAGCATGCTTTGATGAAAATAGTACATCTTTAGCACTTTCATCATTCATATTAGCCAACTTGACTATGCCATTTCCTAAATCTAAGGCTGTTTCAAGTGATTCGGCAATGCGTTGCTGATTATCTTGTTTTGGTTTAAATCTGTCTACTACGACATCTATATTATGTTTTTTGTATCGATCCAATTCTGGGTAGTCTTCATCAAGATTGTAAAACTCGCCATTTATTCTAACTCTAATATAACCTTGTGCTTGTATTTTATCTAAAAGTGTGTGATGAGTTCCTTTTTTCTCAGAAATAATTGGTGCTAATATCATTAACCTATCATTATCATCAAACTCTAAAACCCTATCAACCATTTGACTTACAGTTTGAGCTTTAAGCTCAATATTATGAGTAGGACATTTCGGTTGGCCCACTCTAGCAAAAAAAACCCTTAAATAATCATAAATTTCTGTAACAGTTCCTACCGTAGAGCGTGGATTATGTGAAGTTGTTTTCTGGTCTATGGAAATAGCTGGTGACAAACCCTCTATGTGTTCAACTTCTGGCTTGTCCATCATAGATAAAAATTGCCTTGCATAAGAAGATAAAGATTCGACGTATCTTCTTTGTCCTTCAGCATATAAAGTATCAAATGCAAGGGAGGATTTACCAGAACCACTTAAGCCAGTTATAACTGTTAGCTTATCTCTAGGTATTTCAACGTCGATATTTTTTAGATTATGGGTTTTTGCGCCCTTAATTATAATTTTTTTCATATAGAATCTGTTTTAAGAATAAAACTAAAAAGTAAAGCTATTGATACAAGACTTCCACAATTTCGTAAGTAACTTTTCCTTTTGGTGTTTCTAAAATAACCTCATCCCCTTCTTCTTTTTTGATAAGCGCGCGTGCTAATGGCGCTTGTATTGATATTTTTTGATTATCTATATCAGCTTCATCTTCACCAACTATTTTATATGTAAACTCTTCTTCAGTATCTATGTTCACAAGAGTAACTGTACAACCAAATACTACCATACCATTTGCTAGTAATTTTGTAACATCTATAACTTGTGCATTTGCCAGTTTTGCCTCAATATCTTTTATCCTGCCCTCAATCATACCTTGTCTCTCTCTAGCTGCATGATACTCTGCGTTTTCTTTTAGATCACCATGCTCACGTGCTTCAGCTATAGCTGCTATAATCTCTGGTCTTTCAACTTTTTTAAGTTGATTAAGCTCAGCTCTAAGTGCTGCTTCACCGGTTGGTGTCATTGGTATTCTATCACTAGCCATTATTTATTCTCCTTAATACAAAATCAAACTTTAATTACTTTAATCACATTCATATAATTCATTACTATTTTTTTTAGTCGGTCTATCAGTATATACTACCCTACCTACTAAGTTTAAAATCAACGCTGCCCTGTACGTGTTAGTTTTATCACAATATACTATATTTCCATTGCCTGTAGCCATAAAACCATTAGGACTAATTTTTAAATAGGAGGGATTACCTGATAAGTTGATATAGAGAGATTCTCTATTACCTTTAGGTAAATTTGCTATTATCCTATCCTCATTAGCTACGTATGTATCTGTAGCATCAGAGCTTTCAAATGCAACTATAGGGTTGTCTCCCCAACTATCAGTATTAGCACAGTTAAAGGTTGTTTCATCTAACTTTCCTGTAGCATCAAAACTATCAGCGTTAGCTGCACATATAACCACAGTTTTACCATCAACTCTAGCTTTTATAACAGCAAACTCAATCATCTTCTGTAGATTCGTAAGCCTTGTTTCTGCAAAAGTTTTGTAATAAAAAGTAAAGGAACTAATAGCAGCCATCATAAGTATAGTCATAATAGCTATTACGACCATAACCTCTACTAATGAAAAACCTCTTTTTTTTATATATTGCTTAGGCATCTTAGAATTTGCTTTTTTGTATTAGATTTTTAGTTGATTCGTCAAGTTGAGAATACTCTGTAGAATTAAAATTTCTCATAGCTTTTAAGATATTTTTTCCAAGTTTTTTTCCAAGTTCAACACCCCATTGGTCATAACTATTAATGTCCCACAATACACCTTGAACAAATATCTTATGCTCGTATAAAGCTACCAAAGCACCAAGGTTATATGGACTTAATTCTTCTAGAAGTATTGTAGTACTTGGTCTATTGCCAGGTATTGCTTGATGATAGGCTAATTTCTTTGACTTATACTCATCAACACCATTTTCTAAAAGCTCATTATAAACCATATCATAAGATTGTCCAAACATTAGTGCTTGAGACTGGGCAAAACAGTTTGCTAATAAAGACTCCTGATGATTAGAGTAATTATGATAGCTTTTAGCAACTGCTATAAAGTCAACTGGAATAAAAATATTACCTTGATGCAAAAGTTGGTGAAAAGCATGTTGACCATTTGTGCCAACTCCACCCCAAAGTATAGATCCCGTTTGATAATTAACTGTGTTACCAGCTAAATCAACAGATTTACCGTTACTTTCCATATCCGCTTGCTGAAGGTAATCAACAAAGAAACTAAGCCTATCATCATAAGGCAATAAGGCTTGAGATTGACTATTATATACACATGAATAGTAGCTAGCAAGTAACGCCATAATTACAGGGATATTTTTATCAAAATCTGTTTCTTTAAAATGCTTATCTACAGAGTAAGCTCCTGCTAAAAGCTTTTCAAAATTATCATAACCTACTGCAAATGCTATCGGCATACCAATAGATGACCATAATGAATAGCGACCACCTACCCAATCCCACATTTTATAACAATGCTCTAAATCAATACCAAACTCTTTAACCTTATCAAGCTGACTAGAAATAGCTACAAAGTGATTAGCTACAGCCTGTGTTTCTTTATAATAGTTTAAAAGCCATTCTCTAGCTGAAATAGAATTTAATAGAGTCTCTTCTGTTGAAAAAGATTTTGAAGCTATGATAAATAAAGTTGTTTCTGGACTAACGCAGCTCAAAGCTTGTAATAACGAATCAGCATCAACATTAGAAACAAAATGTACCTTTAATCCAGTACAATGATATGGAGTAAGTGCACGAACCACCATCTTTGGACCAAGATCTGAACCACCAATACCTATATTAACCACA
Above is a window of Allofrancisella inopinata DNA encoding:
- the ftsH gene encoding ATP-dependent zinc metalloprotease FtsH; its protein translation is MAQNNDNKSNMLKNIIFWVLIIGGMLLLFNGINDTNSSSRNIDYSTFVSKLKDNQISSVDVDGRTISGKTSSGESFVTYAPLLDSSLVGKLETSKAVVKAKAPEKPNLLLAFLLNWLPMLLIFGFFIYMMAKAGGGGKGGPFSYGRSRAKLLGEDQIKVTLDDVAGVDEAKEDVAEIVDFLREPKKYEKIGGKIPKGVLMVGPPGTGKTLLARAIAGEAKVPFFSISGSDFVEMFVGVGASRVRDMFEQAKKKAPCLVFIDEIDAVGRHRGAGMGGGNDEREQTLNQLLVEMDGFADNEGVIIIAATNRPDVLDKALLRPGRFDRQVTVGLPTVKGREAILKVHMKKINMGDDVRADWIARGTPGFSGAELANLVNEAALFAAKESKEKVTMADFEKAKDKILMGAERRSMAMTEKEKKLTAYHEAGHAIIGRLMPEHDPVYKVSIIPRGRALGVTMYMPDGDKVSQSRLVLQGRLCSIFGGRLAEELIFGYEHVTTGASNDIQVATDIARNYVARWGLSDSMGTILYEVEDDGPFGGSGGRTSKISDVTIREVDTEVRKLIDSSYAKAKKLLEENIDILHAMAEALMKYETIDAMQVDDLMARREVREPGDYGDSYKPKDMHNEAASLGSSNLDQNVIKSEPKAGEDKVMDKDKKKD
- the uvrA gene encoding excinuclease ABC subunit UvrA is translated as MKKIIIKGAKTHNLKNIDVEIPRDKLTVITGLSGSGKSSLAFDTLYAEGQRRYVESLSSYARQFLSMMDKPEVEHIEGLSPAISIDQKTTSHNPRSTVGTVTEIYDYLRVFFARVGQPKCPTHNIELKAQTVSQMVDRVLEFDDNDRLMILAPIISEKKGTHHTLLDKIQAQGYIRVRINGEFYNLDEDYPELDRYKKHNIDVVVDRFKPKQDNQQRIAESLETALDLGNGIVKLANMNDESAKDVLFSSKHACPLCSFALKELSPRIFSFNSPLGACSSCDGLGVKEFFDEKKVIVDETLSLRVGAISKWNKNNQYYFSQLESLAQHYKFSLDKPFTELPKEIQNIILYGSDEEIIKMTIDSIRGGKQVRQKAFEGVIPHFERRYYESDSDMVKKDLYELMSNLTCKSCGGARINEYARNIFIADKNIADVCQLSTQDLLVWLGNLQFAGQQQVIAESLLKEIKLRVQFLADVGLEYLSLARQADTLSGGEAQRIRLASQIGAGLVGVMYILDEPSIGLHQRDNQRLLDALHNLKNIGNTVIVVEHDEDAIRQADYIIDMGPMAGVHGGQVVAAGDYSTIIKCQNSLTADYLSGRKKIAVPEIRIKADKNKFLEITGATGNNLQGDDLRIPMGVLTCITGVSGSGKSTLINRTLYPLASRLLNRSTLVPMQYKSHKGFNHLDKVIDIDQSPIGRTPRSNPATYTGVFTPIRELFAATSEARSRGYAAGRFSFNVRGGRCEACQGDGVIKVEMHFLADVYVACDVCEGKRYNRETLAVQYKGKNIYEVLEMTVEEALEFYQAVPTIKTKLEALMSVGLSYIKLGQSATTLSGGEAQRVKLAKELSKRSTGKTLYILDEPTTGLHFYDIHQLLKVIMDLRDKGNTIVVIEHNLEVIKTADWIIDLGPEGGNKGGQIIFEGTPEEIIRCKESYTGKYLKELL
- the greA gene encoding transcription elongation factor GreA, whose protein sequence is MASDRIPMTPTGEAALRAELNQLKKVERPEIIAAIAEAREHGDLKENAEYHAARERQGMIEGRIKDIEAKLANAQVIDVTKLLANGMVVFGCTVTLVNIDTEEEFTYKIVGEDEADIDNQKISIQAPLARALIKKEEGDEVILETPKGKVTYEIVEVLYQ
- a CDS encoding pilus assembly FimT family protein; this translates as MPKQYIKKRGFSLVEVMVVIAIMTILMMAAISSFTFYYKTFAETRLTNLQKMIEFAVIKARVDGKTVVICAANADSFDATGKLDETTFNCANTDSWGDNPIVAFESSDATDTYVANEDRIIANLPKGNRESLYINLSGNPSYLKISPNGFMATGNGNIVYCDKTNTYRAALILNLVGRVVYTDRPTKKNSNELYECD
- the pgi gene encoding glucose-6-phosphate isomerase, whose translation is MFCDNLKKNTSENINLKSEFEKDSKRVEKFSLAYEGIYFDYSKNLINKIIFDKLVKLANDSNLKQKIDQMFAGEKINITENRAVLHTALRDLSNDQLIVDGQDIRLEISQEKQRVKLLVEKVVSGEWKGYSGKKITDVVNIGIGGSDLGPKMVVRALTPYHCTGLKVHFVSNVDADSLLQALSCVSPETTLFIIASKSFSTEETLLNSISAREWLLNYYKETQAVANHFVAISSQLDKVKEFGIDLEHCYKMWDWVGGRYSLWSSIGMPIAFAVGYDNFEKLLAGAYSVDKHFKETDFDKNIPVIMALLASYYSCVYNSQSQALLPYDDRLSFFVDYLQQADMESNGKSVDLAGNTVNYQTGSILWGGVGTNGQHAFHQLLHQGNIFIPVDFIAVAKSYHNYSNHQESLLANCFAQSQALMFGQSYDMVYNELLENGVDEYKSKKLAYHQAIPGNRPSTTILLEELSPYNLGALVALYEHKIFVQGVLWDINSYDQWGVELGKKLGKNILKAMRNFNSTEYSQLDESTKNLIQKSKF